From one Mytilus edulis chromosome 1, xbMytEdul2.2, whole genome shotgun sequence genomic stretch:
- the LOC139491897 gene encoding beta-1,3-galactosyltransferase brn-like, which yields MTRLQNAQLFQMFLFCMLWICFVNMLFQMKHLKKHKQFKKLSILNVEKLVFDTNHRKILNKKPVNNFKDKDIFLINPSELLCENFKCDSLQVLFIVKSYVLNFGQREAIRRTWGGMTKLRSKTVFIIGYLDGIDYFVEFESEKYKDIVQLNMSDQYQNVVYKTIYALIWLSRIHITSLFIHFVDDDRFVDPLHIYDIATRTINSADLIVVGYLLNRSETVRDKSSKTYVSQDDYPFEGYPPYIIGGTILTNEKTVRTLAVAVEYTKVIQIEDAYIGMVAHSVNISLKHHAAFFAYKKNLTSFIRNGVSSPGYENTNILMRDWSLLQAKRHSMQLKTKY from the coding sequence ATTTCAAATGTTCCTTTTCTGTATGCTATGGATATGCTTTGTAAATATGCTCTTCCAAATGAAACATCTAAAGAAGCATAAACAATTCAAAAAGTTATCGATTCTTAACGTTGAAAAACTAGTTTTCGATACAAATCAcagaaaaatattgaataaaaaaccaGTAAATAATTTCAAAGATAAAGACATATTCTTGATAAATCCTTCAGAGTTACTGTGCGAAAATTTCAAATGTGATTCTCTGCAAGTTTTATTTATTGTGAAATCCTACGTTTTAAACTTTGGCCAGCGCGAAGCTATACGTAGGACCTGGGGAGGCATGACTAAACTGCGATCAAAAACTGTTTTTATCATCGGATATCTAGACGGCATTGActattttgttgaatttgaatcaGAAAAGTACAAAGATATTGTTCAGTTAAATATGAGTGATCAGTATCAAAATgttgtttataaaacaatttatgcTTTGATATGGCTATCAAGAATACACATAACATCtttattcattcattttgttGATGACGATCGGTTTGTTGATCCACTGCATATTTATGATATTGCAACACGAACCATTAACTCCGCAGACTTGATAGTGGTTGGATATTTGCTTAATCGATCAGAAACAGTTAGAGATAAAAGTTCAAAAACTTATGTTTCACAAGACGACTATCCATTTGAAGGGTATCCGCCATATATAATTGGGGGAACTATCTTGACAAATGAAAAAACTGTTCGAACCTTAGCAGTTGCAGTAGAGTACACAAAGGTTATTCAAATAGAAGATGCATATATTGGAATGGTAGCACACTCAGTAAATATAAGTCTGAAACATCATGCGGCTTTTTTtgcctataaaaaaaatctgacgaGTTTTATTCGAAATGGAGTATCATCGCCTGGTTATGAAAACACGAACATTTTGATGAGGGACTGGAGTTTATTACAAGCAAAGCGTCATAGTATgcagttgaaaacaaaatattag